One part of the Lycorma delicatula isolate Av1 chromosome 7, ASM4794821v1, whole genome shotgun sequence genome encodes these proteins:
- the LOC142327715 gene encoding protein obstructor-E-like, giving the protein MFMCNSASQGFIKLLSIIFITTTNSVWGQFGAPSLASSVGCPERNGRFAVPSQCDAYIECVDGVGEQKLCPDGLLFNTKAAFFTYPCQYPPEVDCEGRSALQPAQPTDECPHQFGYYREGDAQHCGQFRNCANGHGYIFDCPEGLAFNEYTLRCDWPDLVETCNAEAFLGFTCPNAGSQNTIFGSEGYQFFRSPSNCQKYFVCINGRPRLFSCGEGQAFNELINSCDGIENVTGCSYPTDRQPQFGSSLPPQRQFNSQSQNAFGRQTPRPQFRTQRQDEYNNEQTNIFDKFLSPNQNGPQRVELYSNNLLQNDFKSK; this is encoded by the exons tatGGGGTCAATTTGGAGCACCTTCTCTAGCTTCATCTGTTGGCTGTCCAGAAAGAAATGGTAGATTTGCAGTCCCATCACAATGTGATGCGTATATTGAATGTGTAGATGGTGTGGGTGAGCAAAAATTATGCCCAGATGGTTTGCTATTCAATACAAAAGCAGCATTCTTTACCTATCCATGTCAATATCCACCTGAGGTTGATTGTGAAGGACGCTCAGCACTTC aacctgCTCAACCAACAGATGAATGTCCTCATCAGTTTGGGTATTATCGCGAAGGAGATGCTCAACATTGTGGACAATTCCGTAATTGTGCTAATGGTCATGGATATATTTTTGATTGTCCAGAAGGTTTAGCTTTTAATGAATATACACTGAGATGTGATTGGCCAGATCTTGTTGAAACATGCAATGCTGAAg CATTCCTTGGTTTCACGTGCCCTAATGCTGGTTCACAGAATACTATTTTTGGATCAGAAGGTTATCAGTTTTTTCGCAGTCCATcaaattgtcaaaaatattttgtatgtattaatgGTCGTCCAAGATTATTTAGCTGTGGTGAAGGACAAGCATTTAATGAACTTATCAACAGCTGTGATGGCATTGAAAATGTAACAGGATG TTCATATCCAACAGATCGTCAACCTCAATTTGGTTCATCATTACCACCTCAAAGACAATTCAATAGCCAATCACAGAATGCATTTGGTAGGCAAACACCACGACCACAGTTCAGAACACAAAGACAAGATGAATATAACaatgaacaaacaaatatatttgataaatttctttcacCAAATCAAAATGGACCTCAAAGAGTAGaactttattcaaataatttacttcaaaatgatttcaaatcaaaataa